A region of the Salvelinus sp. IW2-2015 linkage group LG34, ASM291031v2, whole genome shotgun sequence genome:
ACCAGACCCAGAGGACAGTTCATTCCCGTGGAGCTGGTGAAGGAGACACATTAGACACTGGCAGTGATGATCTGTCTTCCTCTTACGCTACAGAGATGGAACCTGGCAACATatccttgggtttagagacacagactgatctgtctagagggtACTGGagccagtacagtagtagtgtgtactctgaagggtgcctagataagaaaggggagggtctggtcatAGATGTGAAAGTGGAGGGTGATGCCCCTCCCATATGGAATGCAGATAGTCACCTAGGAGATGGACACTCACAGGGCAGAGAATTCTTAGATTACAGGGGAAGCATAGAGACAAATCCAAATGTCGcaacccactcccctttacacgCGTTCAGGGATCGCGACCCAAAGTCCACGTCGATGGGGCTTTCTGATTCACATGGCCCcgtccttttcgatcaggtattgaactcaaacgacaGGGCTAGAGCCCAGGCTCGGGCAGGAGGAGAAACATCAGGCAATACTAAAGAGAagcggttcctctgcatgttctgtaacaaaggcttcagctgtcCCCAGAAGGTGGAGAGGCACCAGAGGATCCACACAGgtgagaaaccctacagctgcccccagtgtgagaaaaGGTTCTCCCGCCAGGACCACTTGAAGTTGCACCACaaggtccacacaggggagaaaccctatagctgcccccagtgtcacatgcgctttacccaggctggcaacctgaagatgcacctgaaggtccacacgggagagaggccattcgcctgtacgcactgcgggaagaagttctcagagaggagatacctcaggatacaccagcagaaaaaccattccactctaacatagaaagtaaccattccactcgatagcttctgg
Encoded here:
- the LOC111958386 gene encoding uncharacterized protein isoform X1 is translated as MANCMVFHTQIASVMEVLANAAVAEICKLVDDDYAVFRLEITQSQKENXALRRKLQLLELKVARERAERTIRERVLASRPSSVKIVDRYRGMARGGHLTGGHRSFVKPAGHNTWSDGQPITDEGTGTSIQNIIVIESVDADAAGPGGSPLVKQEKSEGEEDPRHNRDIQTGTAAGAAAAPTIATEEPTTAPAQPRTRHSITEVSGTPNAVLKSETDTETLTVTRRLLPTESDHRSDPDRLGLGRMGCPPAPSSDYLPVFHQTQRTVHSRGAGEGDTLDTGSDDLSSSYATEMEPGNISLGLETQTDLSRGYWSQYSSSVYSEGCLDKKGEGLVIDVKVEGDAPPIWNADSHLGDGHSQGREFLDYRGSIETNPNVATHSPLHAFRDRDPKSTSMGLSDSHGPVLFDQVLNSNDRARAQARAGGETSGNTKEKRFLCMFCNKGFSCPQKVERHQRIHTGEKPYSCPQCEKRFSRQDHLKLHHKVHTGEKPYSCPQCHMRFTQAGNLKMHLKVHTGERPFACTHCGKKFSERRYLRIHQQKNHSTLT